In Triticum urartu cultivar G1812 chromosome 6, Tu2.1, whole genome shotgun sequence, the following proteins share a genomic window:
- the LOC125516362 gene encoding uncharacterized protein LOC125516362, producing the protein MRTEVIKADTIDAAVEGILNELKDTGRRENFIYFDGWDGLGASTVLQVVAQHLASNKKTRPPGLLFEHVIHIDCSKWESTRAVQREISMQLKLPSQVIEMFNKQDEEDDFSGITDQGSRTKIPEVAAEIERSIQGRRFLLVLQNGGDEEVNIANLGLYIYGYLSSKVVWTFQGRFRIDSKMREKVMKKNTTDVLLSASCSERDTQELWSYLLREEAIQVVCKYGIDPAIAVKCFLYMFTLNCIRGHHVETEFDLAIHTCNYWMCDGIIQKVTDINEAWQVIDLGLKVLELLVKL; encoded by the exons ATGCGTACGGAG GTTATCAAGGCAGACACCATTGATGCGGCTGTTGAAGGAATTCTCAATGAACTCAAGGATACTGGTAGAAGAGAAAATTTCATCTACTTTGATGGCTGGGACGGGCTTGGGGCATCTACGGTGCTGCAAGTTGTAGCCCAACATCTGGCATCAAACAAGAAGACAAGACCTCCAGGACTGTTGTTTGAGCATGTCATCCACATTGACTGTTCAAAGTGGGAGAGCACAAGAGCAGTGCAGAGGGAAATCTCTATGCAGCTGAAGCTTCCCAGTCAAGTGATTGAGATGTTTAACAAGCAAGATGAGGAGGATGATTTCAGTGGAATTACTGATCAAGGCTCTCGCACGAAAATACCAGAGGTTGCGGCAGAGATCGAGAGGAGCATACAGGGCCGCAGGTTTCTGCTGGTTCTTCAGAATGGAGGGGATGAGGAGGTTAACATAGCTAACCTTGGTCTTTACATATACGGGTACTTGAGTAGCAAGGTGGTATGGACCTTCCAAGGGAGGTTCCGGATCGACTCCAAGATGAGAGAAAAGGTCATGAAGAAGAACACAACAGATGTTCTTCTCTCAGCTTCATGCTCTGAGCGAGATACACAAGAGTTGTGGTCATATCTACTTCGTGAAGAGGCTATACAAGTTGTTTGCAAGTATGGCATTGACCCTGCAATAGCTGTTAAATGCTTCTTGTATATGTTCACACTAAATTGCATCCGCGGCCATCATGTCGAAACTGAGTTTGATTTGGCTATACATACTTGCAACTATTGGATGTGTGATGGGATCATACAGAAAGTCACGGACATCAATGAAGCGTGGCAA